The following are from one region of the Procambarus clarkii isolate CNS0578487 chromosome 52, FALCON_Pclarkii_2.0, whole genome shotgun sequence genome:
- the LOC138352005 gene encoding keratin-associated protein 6-1-like, whose amino-acid sequence MKVLIIVLLVGLATAMPQPEADPKAGFGGLGLGLPGLGYGLGGGYGLGGGYGLGGGYGLGGLGYGGYGLGGLGGYGLGGGLYG is encoded by the coding sequence ATCATCGTCCTGTTGGTGGGTCTGGCAACAGCAATGCCTCAACCAGAAGCTGACCCTAAAGCTGGCTTCGGTGGCTTAGGTCTCGGTCTCCCAGGTCTTGGTTACGGTCTCGGAGGTGGCTACGGTCTCGGAGGTGGCTACGGTCTCGGAGGAGGATATGGTCTTGGAGGTCTCGGCTACGGAGGATATGGTCTCGGAGGCCTTGGAGGTTATGGTCTTGGCGGTGGCCTGTACGGCTAA